The following coding sequences lie in one Miscanthus floridulus cultivar M001 chromosome 9, ASM1932011v1, whole genome shotgun sequence genomic window:
- the LOC136483456 gene encoding cytochrome P450 714C3-like isoform X3, giving the protein MKRIQQELKCVQRQDKDMNGYISTIFPHFLLWRKTYGPVFLYSTGVLEILHVAQPEMVKDMGHWTPSELGKPQHIMKSRKPLFGLGILIANGDLWAYEKKILAPQFFAEKIKGMIGMIVDATIPLLQSWENMLNSTGGSQEIYVDGYLRNFSADVIARACFGSNFIEGKDIFCKLRQLQKLISQQDTFVGLSALWKYLPTKRNWEIQKLEQEVRLLILDLSREHSSKGRSNAVTHMSTYDNLLHAIVDGANQCPSYSSAPEDFIVDNCKNIYFAGHETTAVTATWCLMLLAAHPDWQERARAEALEVCCGQTVLDIDVLRQLKILTMVIQETLRLYPPASLIMREALTDIRLGGVDVPRGTIIQVAISMLHLDLEAWGPDANEFRPDRFANGAAAACKPAHMYMPFGYGPRLCTGQNLAMSELKVLLARLLSKFSFSLSPGYQHSPVFRLTIEPEFGMPLVVTRLP; this is encoded by the exons ATGAAGAGAATCCAACAAGAACTCAAGTGTGTGCAGAGGCAAGACAAAGACATGAACGGCTACATATCCACCATCTTCCCTCATTTCCTTCTCTGGAGGAAGACATATG GGCCCGTGTTCCTTTACTCAACAGGAGTTTTGGAGATATTGCATGTTGCTCAGCCAGAAATGGTAAAAGACATGGGCCACTGGACTCCATCAGAGCTAGGGAAGCCACAGCATATAATGAAATCACGAAAACCTCTCTTCGGATTAGGTATATTGATAGCAAATGGCGACCTTTGGGCCTATGAGAAGAAGATCCTGGCACCACAATTCTTTGCAGAAAAAATTAAG GGTATGATAGGGATGATTGTGGATGCAACCATTCCGCTGTTACAATCATGGGAGAATATGCTTAATAGCACAGGAGGTAGTCAGGAGATCTATGTTGATGGATACCTGAGGAACTTTTCAGCGGATGTGATTGCTAGAGCTTGTTTTGGGAGCAATTTCATAGAAGGAAAAGACATATTTTGCAAGCTCAGGCAGCTCCAGAAGTTAATTTCTCAACAGGATACATTTGTTGGGCTGTCTGCACTGTG GAAATACTTGCCTACCAAGAGAAACTGGGAGATACAAAAGCTGGAACAAGAAGTCCGGTTACTAATCCTGGATCTCTCAAGGGAACATAGCAGCAAAGGCCGCAGCAATGCTGTCACGCACATGTCCACATATGACAACCTTCTGCATGCCATTGTTGATGGTGCAAACCAGTGCCCAAGCTATTCCAGTGCCCCTGAAGATTTCATCGTCGACAACTGCAAGAACATCTACTTTGCCGGGCATGAAACTACAGCGGTCACTGCCACTTGGTGCCTGATGCTACTTGCTGCACACCCGGACTGGCAGGAACGTGCACGGGCTGAGGCTCTAGAAGTGTGCTGTGGACAGACAGTGCTGGACATTGACGTCCTTCGTCAGCTGAAAATA CTTACAATGGTGATACAAGAGACTCTCCGGCTGTACCCTCCGGCGTCACTAATCATGCGTGAAGCCCTGACAGACATCAGGCTTGGTGGAGTTGACGTCCCTCGTGGCACCATTATCCAAGTAGCCATTTCAATGCTGCACCTTGACCTCGAAGCCTGGGGTCCAGATGCTAACGAATTTCGTCCAGACCGGTTCGCGAATGGAGCTGCTGCAGCGTGCAAGCCGGCCCACATGTACATGCCGTTCGGATACGGACCAAGACTGTGCACCGGGCAAAACCTGGCAATGTCAGAGCTGAAGGTTCTTCTTGCACGCCTGCTGAGTAAGTTCTCGTTCTCATTGTCACCTGGGTACCAACACTCTCCGGTGTTTCGGTTGACCATTGAGCCAGAGTTTGGCATGCCCCTTGTGGTGACAAGGCTGCCATGA
- the LOC136479280 gene encoding receptor-like protein kinase HERK 1, whose protein sequence is MPTASAAASSRKPTAGSSRSTCASTRNRILEREGRGRCREREGRGGAGRGMRGGGAGRGRGGGSADGRHREGRGRRRQEREGGEGAAASREGGEARGREVAAAGLYTIMVRLFEKIKGAARRKGKAPENNQPCSFPFHVLQQAANNFDKELVIGVGGFGDVYMGVLKCGTKVAVKRKKMASWQGQKEFRAEIELLARLKDPNLVDLIGYCDEENEMILVYEYMKNGTLKSHLYGSDKPSLNWPERLEACVGAARGLHYLHTSSEKGIIHRDVKSENILLGENLCAKIADFGLSKDGPELNETHVITQVKGTPGYLDPEYYDTLQLTQKSDVYSFGVVLLEVLCGRPAIDLKLPKDKVNLARWVTGMLKNDQLEQIVDQKILGTISPHSLMIFCNIVLKCLAENRVERPSMEEVLRDLEQELEYVHGSISSAGLSAESSDDESYHDASSRLVRPGEGKVLTRSLAIKAYKRPSNMPHDSSAPSTSRPVARAYQVPGGNNMNGFLELHSIQESISEAGNSHESDRDFTSQPIRQRGGKTLRRSLGKAYERDDDL, encoded by the exons ATGCCTACGGCAAGCGCCGCCGCCTCGTCTAGGAAGCCCACGGCCGGATCCTCGAGATCCACGTGCGCCTCCACAAGAAACAGGATCctcgagagggaggggagggggcggtgccgggagagggaggggaggggcggcgcgggGAGAGggatgagagggggcggcgccgggagagggaggggagggggcagcGCCGACGGGAGACATAGGGAGGGTAGGGGGCGGCGGCGccaagagagggagggaggggagggggcggcggcgtcgagagagggaggggaggcccGTGGgagggaggtggcggcggccgg GTTATATACCATCATGGTTCGCTTGTTTGAGAAAATCAAGGGAGCTGCTAGGAGAAAGGGAAAGGCTCCGGAAAATAATCAGCCTTGTTCATTTCCATTCCATGTGCTCCAACAAGCAGCAAACAATTTTGACAAGGAACTGGTCATTGGAGTTGGAGGTTTTGGAGACGTTTACATGGGAGTGTTAAAGTGTGGTACCAAGGTTGCCGTGAAACGGAAGAAGATGGCATCTTGGCAAGGTCAGAAGGAGTTCCGTGCGGAGATTGAACTGTTAGCAAGGCTGAAAGACCCCAATTTGGTTGATCTGATTGGGTActgtgatgaagagaatgaaatGATCTTGGTTTACGAATACATGAAAAATGGGACTCTAAAGAGCCATCTCTATGGCTCTGATAAACCCTCCCTCAATTGGCCGGAGCGGCTGGAGGCTTGTGTGGGAGCAGCGAGGGGACTGCACTATCTTCATACTAGTTCTGAGAAGGGCATTATCCACCGTGACGTCAAGTCTGAAAACATCTTGCTTGGTGAGAACCTCTGTGCCAAGATTGCTGACTTTGGGCTATCCAAGGATGGTCCTGAGTTGAACGAAACTCATGTCATCACTCAAGTGAAGGGCACCCCTGGGTATCTTGACCCTGAATACTATGATACGCTGCAGCTGACCCAGAAGTCTGATGTCTACTCTTTCGGTGTTGTCTTGCTCGAGGTCCTATGTGGCAGACCAGCGATTGACCTCAAACTTCCCAAGGACAAGGTGAACTTGGCACGGTGGGTAACGGGAATGCTGAAGAATGACCAGCTGGAGCAAATCGTTGATCAGAAAATTTTAGGCACAATCAGCCCACATTCTCTGATGATATTTTGCAACATTGTGTTGAAGTGCCTGGCAGAAAATAGAGTGGAGCGGCCATCGATGGAAGAGGTACTCAGGGACCTGGAGCAGGAGCTGGAGTACGTTCATGGCAGCATCAGTAGTGCAGGTTTATCTGCTGAAAGCTCAGATGATGAGTCTTATCATGATGCCTCTTCTCGGCTAGTCAGGCCCGGCGAAGGTAAAGTTTTGACACGATCTCTAGCTATTAAGGCTTACAAGAGACCTTCAAACATGCCTCATGATTCCTCTGCCCCGTCGACGAGCCGGCCAGTGGCCCGGGCGTATCAAGTCCCGGGTGGCAACAACATGAACGGCTTTCTCGAGCTCCATAGCATCCAAGAGAGCATCAGTGAAGCTGGAAACTCGCATGAGTCTGATCGTGACTTCACTTCTCAGCCAATCAGGCAAAGGGGAGGCAAAACTTTGAGACGATCTCTAGGTAAAGCTTATGAGAGAGATGATGATCTGTAA
- the LOC136483456 gene encoding cytochrome P450 714C3-like isoform X1 has protein sequence MEKLLEIVLVVSTILLGLALVYLYEVLWLRLEKIRKKLRRQGINGPKPTLLYGNTQEMKRIQQELKCVQRQDKDMNGYISTIFPHFLLWRKTYGPVFLYSTGVLEILHVAQPEMVKDMGHWTPSELGKPQHIMKSRKPLFGLGILIANGDLWAYEKKILAPQFFAEKIKGMIGMIVDATIPLLQSWENMLNSTGGSQEIYVDGYLRNFSADVIARACFGSNFIEGKDIFCKLRQLQKLISQQDTFVGLSALWKYLPTKRNWEIQKLEQEVRLLILDLSREHSSKGRSNAVTHMSTYDNLLHAIVDGANQCPSYSSAPEDFIVDNCKNIYFAGHETTAVTATWCLMLLAAHPDWQERARAEALEVCCGQTVLDIDVLRQLKILTMVIQETLRLYPPASLIMREALTDIRLGGVDVPRGTIIQVAISMLHLDLEAWGPDANEFRPDRFANGAAAACKPAHMYMPFGYGPRLCTGQNLAMSELKVLLARLLSKFSFSLSPGYQHSPVFRLTIEPEFGMPLVVTRLP, from the exons ATGGAGAAACTACTTGAGATAGTTCTAGTTGTTTCGACCATACTTCTTGGCTTAGCTCTAGTTTACTTATATGAAGTCCTATGGCTGAGGCTGGAGAAGATAAGGAAAAAGTTGAGGCGGCAAGGCATAAACGGTCCTAAACCTACTTTGCTCTATGGCAACACCCAGGAGATGAAGAGAATCCAACAAGAACTCAAGTGTGTGCAGAGGCAAGACAAAGACATGAACGGCTACATATCCACCATCTTCCCTCATTTCCTTCTCTGGAGGAAGACATATG GGCCCGTGTTCCTTTACTCAACAGGAGTTTTGGAGATATTGCATGTTGCTCAGCCAGAAATGGTAAAAGACATGGGCCACTGGACTCCATCAGAGCTAGGGAAGCCACAGCATATAATGAAATCACGAAAACCTCTCTTCGGATTAGGTATATTGATAGCAAATGGCGACCTTTGGGCCTATGAGAAGAAGATCCTGGCACCACAATTCTTTGCAGAAAAAATTAAG GGTATGATAGGGATGATTGTGGATGCAACCATTCCGCTGTTACAATCATGGGAGAATATGCTTAATAGCACAGGAGGTAGTCAGGAGATCTATGTTGATGGATACCTGAGGAACTTTTCAGCGGATGTGATTGCTAGAGCTTGTTTTGGGAGCAATTTCATAGAAGGAAAAGACATATTTTGCAAGCTCAGGCAGCTCCAGAAGTTAATTTCTCAACAGGATACATTTGTTGGGCTGTCTGCACTGTG GAAATACTTGCCTACCAAGAGAAACTGGGAGATACAAAAGCTGGAACAAGAAGTCCGGTTACTAATCCTGGATCTCTCAAGGGAACATAGCAGCAAAGGCCGCAGCAATGCTGTCACGCACATGTCCACATATGACAACCTTCTGCATGCCATTGTTGATGGTGCAAACCAGTGCCCAAGCTATTCCAGTGCCCCTGAAGATTTCATCGTCGACAACTGCAAGAACATCTACTTTGCCGGGCATGAAACTACAGCGGTCACTGCCACTTGGTGCCTGATGCTACTTGCTGCACACCCGGACTGGCAGGAACGTGCACGGGCTGAGGCTCTAGAAGTGTGCTGTGGACAGACAGTGCTGGACATTGACGTCCTTCGTCAGCTGAAAATA CTTACAATGGTGATACAAGAGACTCTCCGGCTGTACCCTCCGGCGTCACTAATCATGCGTGAAGCCCTGACAGACATCAGGCTTGGTGGAGTTGACGTCCCTCGTGGCACCATTATCCAAGTAGCCATTTCAATGCTGCACCTTGACCTCGAAGCCTGGGGTCCAGATGCTAACGAATTTCGTCCAGACCGGTTCGCGAATGGAGCTGCTGCAGCGTGCAAGCCGGCCCACATGTACATGCCGTTCGGATACGGACCAAGACTGTGCACCGGGCAAAACCTGGCAATGTCAGAGCTGAAGGTTCTTCTTGCACGCCTGCTGAGTAAGTTCTCGTTCTCATTGTCACCTGGGTACCAACACTCTCCGGTGTTTCGGTTGACCATTGAGCCAGAGTTTGGCATGCCCCTTGTGGTGACAAGGCTGCCATGA
- the LOC136483458 gene encoding uncharacterized protein, whose protein sequence is MSDQQRHYGSYELLPAQPDVQCLVCTQPFTLDAEVTDSFEALAICRECKMTVLSDSNRDETPRTNRQRRWQRQRSSRVTGHEPPTEEDAFPQQFSQLINLARQGHEAGADSPMVPPRQHASYSSTPSRSQRWHTSDDESDGLSYADSVFGEIEFESNISFGDEGGESDASVDRHATIGRETVIQLDNESYMNTDTDIDPMNAGIYQWDSDDPEDDEEDEQSEESDLDEAGDTMQEHRQQWHDIAPSGLNEQESEGAAWTWRTAGSQGVSRTDLRADMEGREIRRVFIGNPGDYVDARQFEMLLEQFAEDNNSRRGAPPAAASFIENLSPVVISKSYEINGGVTCPVCKDDMPVTTVAKQLPCMHLYHSSCILPWLSSRNTCPVCRYELPTDDPEYERSKHATVNEGGIHGVERTHLQEVVEETYEPEVDGGSNTGGDTMEETNTREHAVPTAWQPNGAHGRHRWLFIAAAPVVSLVSLALVLCFTNPAGNVRRQLCRRSQTTTTTHVDTRRSWWSMF, encoded by the coding sequence ATGTCTGATCAGCAAAGGCACTACGGCAGCTACGAGCTCCTCCCCGCTCAGCCAGATGTGCAGTGCCTGGTCTGCACACAGCCTTTCACTCTGGATGCCGAGGTCACCGACAGCTTCGAAGCTTTAGCCATATGCAGGGAGTGCAAGATGACTGTGCTCAGTGACAGCAACAGGGACGAGACTCCCAGAACTAACCGACAGAGAagatggcaaaggcaaaggtccAGCAGGGTGACAGGGCACGAGCCGCCCACGGAGGAGGACGCGTTCCCGCAGCAGTTCTCCCAGCTGATCAACTTGGCCAGACAGGGTCATGAGGCGGGTGCTGATTCTCCGATGGTTCCGCCACGCCAGCACGCGTCTTATAGTTCTACGCCGAGCCGGTCCCAGAGATGGCACACTTCGGATGATGAGAGTGATGGTCTGAGCTATGCTGATTCTGTGTTTGGTGAGATCGAGTTTGAGTCTAACATCAGTTTTGGTGATGAGGGTGGGGAGTCGGATGCTTCTGTTGATCGCCACGCCACGATTGGGAGGGAAACTGTCATTCAGCTTGATAATGAGAGCTACATGAACACAGATACAGATATTGATCCTATGAATGCTGGAATATACCAGTGGGACTCGGATGatcctgaagatgatgaggaggatGAGCAGTCGGAAGAGTCTGATTTGGATGAAGCAGGTGACACCATGCAGGAGCACCGGCAGCAATGGCATGATATCGCCCCAAGTGGATTGAATGAGCAGGAATCTGAAGGTGCTGCGTGGACTTGGAGAACAGCTGGAAGCCAAGGAGTAAGCAGGACTGATCTGAGAGCCGACATGGAAGGGCGAGAAATCAGGAGAGTTTTTATTGGGAATCCCGGAGATTATGTTGATGCAAGACAGTTTGAAATGCTTCTCGAGCAGTTTGCCGAGGATAACAATTCCAGAAGAGGAGCTCCACCTGCAGCGGCATCTTTCATTGAAAATCTTTCACCTGTGGTCATCTCCAAAAGCTATGAGATAAACGGTGGTGTAACCTGTCCAGTCTGCAAAGATGACATGCCTGTCACAACTGTTGCCAAACAGCTACCATGCATGCATCTATATCATTCATCTTGCATCTTGCCATGGCTTAGTTCTAGGAATACATGCCCAGTTTGTCGTTACGAGCTTCCTACAGATGACCCGGAATATGAGAGGTCCAAGCATGCAACAGTCAATGAGGGAGGTATCCATGGGGTGGAGCGTACCCATCTGCAGGAAGTTGTTGAAGAAACTTATGAGCCTGAGGTTGATGGAGGTTCTAATACAGGTGGCGATACAATGGAAGAGACTAATACACGTGAACATGCTGTTCCTACTGCATGGCAGCCAAATGGAGCACATGGGCGTCATAGATGGCTGTTTATTGCAGCAGCTCCAGTTGTAAGTCTTGTCAGTTTAGCTCTAGTTTTGTGCTTCACCAACCCAGCTGGCAATGTTAGAAGGCAATTGTGCCGTAGATCCCAGACTACCACTACGACACATGTAGACACAAGAAGAAGTTGGTGGTCTATGTTCTAA
- the LOC136483456 gene encoding cytochrome P450 714C3-like isoform X2: MFGCLDCNFKHVTNTLPESLPMHSSEMKRIQQELKCVQRQDKDMNGYISTIFPHFLLWRKTYGPVFLYSTGVLEILHVAQPEMVKDMGHWTPSELGKPQHIMKSRKPLFGLGILIANGDLWAYEKKILAPQFFAEKIKGMIGMIVDATIPLLQSWENMLNSTGGSQEIYVDGYLRNFSADVIARACFGSNFIEGKDIFCKLRQLQKLISQQDTFVGLSALWKYLPTKRNWEIQKLEQEVRLLILDLSREHSSKGRSNAVTHMSTYDNLLHAIVDGANQCPSYSSAPEDFIVDNCKNIYFAGHETTAVTATWCLMLLAAHPDWQERARAEALEVCCGQTVLDIDVLRQLKILTMVIQETLRLYPPASLIMREALTDIRLGGVDVPRGTIIQVAISMLHLDLEAWGPDANEFRPDRFANGAAAACKPAHMYMPFGYGPRLCTGQNLAMSELKVLLARLLSKFSFSLSPGYQHSPVFRLTIEPEFGMPLVVTRLP, encoded by the exons ATGTTTGGTTGCTTAGATTGTAACTTCAAGCATGTAACTAACACTCTGCCTGAAAGTTTACCCATGCATTCATCA GAGATGAAGAGAATCCAACAAGAACTCAAGTGTGTGCAGAGGCAAGACAAAGACATGAACGGCTACATATCCACCATCTTCCCTCATTTCCTTCTCTGGAGGAAGACATATG GGCCCGTGTTCCTTTACTCAACAGGAGTTTTGGAGATATTGCATGTTGCTCAGCCAGAAATGGTAAAAGACATGGGCCACTGGACTCCATCAGAGCTAGGGAAGCCACAGCATATAATGAAATCACGAAAACCTCTCTTCGGATTAGGTATATTGATAGCAAATGGCGACCTTTGGGCCTATGAGAAGAAGATCCTGGCACCACAATTCTTTGCAGAAAAAATTAAG GGTATGATAGGGATGATTGTGGATGCAACCATTCCGCTGTTACAATCATGGGAGAATATGCTTAATAGCACAGGAGGTAGTCAGGAGATCTATGTTGATGGATACCTGAGGAACTTTTCAGCGGATGTGATTGCTAGAGCTTGTTTTGGGAGCAATTTCATAGAAGGAAAAGACATATTTTGCAAGCTCAGGCAGCTCCAGAAGTTAATTTCTCAACAGGATACATTTGTTGGGCTGTCTGCACTGTG GAAATACTTGCCTACCAAGAGAAACTGGGAGATACAAAAGCTGGAACAAGAAGTCCGGTTACTAATCCTGGATCTCTCAAGGGAACATAGCAGCAAAGGCCGCAGCAATGCTGTCACGCACATGTCCACATATGACAACCTTCTGCATGCCATTGTTGATGGTGCAAACCAGTGCCCAAGCTATTCCAGTGCCCCTGAAGATTTCATCGTCGACAACTGCAAGAACATCTACTTTGCCGGGCATGAAACTACAGCGGTCACTGCCACTTGGTGCCTGATGCTACTTGCTGCACACCCGGACTGGCAGGAACGTGCACGGGCTGAGGCTCTAGAAGTGTGCTGTGGACAGACAGTGCTGGACATTGACGTCCTTCGTCAGCTGAAAATA CTTACAATGGTGATACAAGAGACTCTCCGGCTGTACCCTCCGGCGTCACTAATCATGCGTGAAGCCCTGACAGACATCAGGCTTGGTGGAGTTGACGTCCCTCGTGGCACCATTATCCAAGTAGCCATTTCAATGCTGCACCTTGACCTCGAAGCCTGGGGTCCAGATGCTAACGAATTTCGTCCAGACCGGTTCGCGAATGGAGCTGCTGCAGCGTGCAAGCCGGCCCACATGTACATGCCGTTCGGATACGGACCAAGACTGTGCACCGGGCAAAACCTGGCAATGTCAGAGCTGAAGGTTCTTCTTGCACGCCTGCTGAGTAAGTTCTCGTTCTCATTGTCACCTGGGTACCAACACTCTCCGGTGTTTCGGTTGACCATTGAGCCAGAGTTTGGCATGCCCCTTGTGGTGACAAGGCTGCCATGA